CACGCGACTGGGACCACTCGACGATCGCTCGTTGGATGGGCGGCAAGCACGAGGTCGACGCGTGGTGGGCGCAGGGCGTGACGGTCAGCTACGAGCAGTCACGAGGCCTCCGCGCCCCGGGTCAGGCCAGGGATGGCAGCTTCACGGTGAGCAGCTCGAAGACCATACCCGCCGCGGCCACCGACGTGTGGCCCTACCTCACCGAGGAGGACCTCCGGCGGGATTGGCTCGATCTCGAGCTCCACGAGGTGAGCCAGACGGAGAAGTCGATCCGCTTCGACGGCGGGGAGCACACCCGCGTCGCCTTCTTCCTCGAAGCCTCGCCCCCGACGAAGTCGGGTCGGCATCGATGCAAGATCGCCATCAATCACATGAGGCTCGAGCGCGAGAGCGTGCCTGAGACGAAGCAGTTCTGGCAGGATGCGCTCGGCCGGCTCGCCGATCTGTTCCGAGAGTGAGCCCGCGCCCCGCGTCCACCACTTCACGAAGAACGACGGCTACCGGGTCAGTCGGACGAGCACGCCACGATGATCGGAGCCGCCGACGTCGATGATCGCGGCCGCGGTCGTCGTCCAGTCGGTGTAGACACTGTCGATGGGCGAGCCGAGGATGCCGGGAACAGACGCCGGCCACGTGCCGTAGCCGGCGACGAACCCATCGAGCGCGGACGGGCAGGAGGCGCCCGTCGCGTGCATGTGGTCGATGGTCGAATTGAAGTCGCCCGCCATAATCGTGTTCGGAGCGTCGCACTGCTGGTAGACGGACGTGATCTCCTCGAGCCACGTGTCCTCGAGGCCGCGTACGGGGGCGATCGGGTGGACGCCGATGATGTCGGGACCGCCGCCGAGGGACCGGACGTGGACAGATCCCCACGTGAGCCCGAGACCGGGGCCCTGCCTGTACTCGCCGAGTGCGGGCGAGACGAGGACGACGGTCGACTTGATCTCCGCGTCGTACGGATCGGCGTCCGAATGGAAGACGTTGAAGGGCCTGCCCTGGTCGGCGAGCATGCCGGCCAGGCGTTCGCCGTTCTCGGTCGACGTTTCGGTGAGGACGGCGATGTCGACGCCGCGGTCGACGATGATCGGCAGGAGATCCTCCATGGTTGTGGCCCCGCCGAGCGTGTTGTACGACAGGACGGTCACCTCTCCCGTGCCCTGGGAGACGTGCGTGACGCCGTAATCGGGCGGCATGTGTCCCGCATCGAGTCCCCGGTCCGCGAGGACGGCGACGTGCCCGGCGGCGACGGCAAGGAATCCGACACCGAGAATGCCGAGGAACAGGCCGCGGCGGAGCATGAGGGCGCGGGCGAGCGCGATGAGGACGATGATGAGGCCGAGGGTAGCGATGACCGCGGCGACGATCCCCCGCATCGCGATCATCTGGCTGATCGGGTGGGTGAGCGCCAGGTTCGAGCCGCCGTACGGGACAAGCGACGGATCAAGGGTGAGTGCGGCGAGCGCGAGCCCGGCGATGACCAGGATCGCGTACAGATATTTCATCCATTCTCCTTCAGGCCCGATAATAGGTGACGATGCTGATATGACAGACCGCGATACACGGCGAGCCGCCCTTCCGACGATCATCTATCCCGACCTGCCCGTTTCGGCGCGTCGGGACGAGATCGCCCGCGCCATCATCGACCATCAGGTCGTCATCGTCGCCGGCGAGACCGGCTCCGGCAAGACCACCCAGCTGCCGAAGATCTGCCTCGAGCTCGGCCGGGGTATCGACGGCATGATCGGCCACACGCAGCCTCGCAGGATCGCGGCGCGCTCGGTCGCGGAGCGGATCAGCTTCGAGCTCGGCGTCGAGCTCGGCGAGCAGGTCGGCTACCAGGTGCGATTCACCGACCAGGTCTCGGAGCGGACGCTCGTCAAGCTCATGACCGACGGCATCCTCCTCGCCGAGATCCAGGGGGACCCCCTCCTGACGAGATACGACACGATCATCATCGACGAGGCGCACGAGCGCTCCCTCAACATCGACTTCCTCCTCGGCTACCTCGCCCAGCTCCTTCCCCAACGGCCCGACCTCAAGCTCATCATCACCTCGGCGACGATCGACTCCGAACGGTTCGCGGAGCACTTCGGTCCGAAACAGGCGGAGCCGGAGGAGAAGGCCCCCATCATCTCCGTCTCCGGGCGGACCTACCCGGTCGAGCTCCGCTACCGCGAGCCGGAGGACGGGGACCTCATCAGTGGCATCGTCGACGGCGTCGACGAGCTCATCGCCGAGGGGCCCGGTGACATCCTCGTGTTCCTCTCGGGCGAGGGTGAGATCCGCGACGCGGATAAGGCCCTCCAGGAGTCCCTGCGCCACTATGCCGCCCCCGGCCATGGCCGGCCGGGTTCGATCGAGGTGTTGCCCCTGTACGCGCGGCTCAGCGCGGCCGAGCAGCACAGGATCTTCGCCCCCCACGAGTGGCGGCGCATCATCCTCGCGACGAATATCGCCGAGACGTCGCTGACGGTGCCCGGGATCCGGTACGTCATCGACCCGGGCACGGCGCGGATCTCCCGCTACTCGAATAAGACGAAGGTCCAGCGCCTGCCGATCGAGGACATCTCCCAGGCGAGCGCGAACCAGCGGTCGGGCCGATGTGGGCGCGTGGCCGACGGCATCGCGATCCGTCTCTACTCGGAGGATGACTACGAGTCACGGCCGGAGTTCACGGAACCGGAGATCCAGCGCACCTCGCTCGCGTCGGTCATCCTCCAGATGGCGGCGCTCGGACTGGGCGAGGTGGCGGACTTCCCGTTCGTCGACCCGCCGCAGGTCACGGCTGTCCGGGCCGGCCTTCAGCTGCTCGACGAGATCGGCGCGATCAAGGGCGGGCGGCTCACCCAGGTCGGCAGGAGGCTAGCCCAGCTGCCGATCGATCCGCGGCTCGGCCGCATGCTCCTCGAGGCACAGATGAACGGCGTCATCTCCGAGGTCCTCGTCATCGTCGCCGCCCTGTCGGTCCAGGATGTCCGCGAGCGCCCGAGCGAGAAGCGGGTCGAGGCCGACGCCTACCACGAGCGGT
This is a stretch of genomic DNA from Flaviflexus salsibiostraticola. It encodes these proteins:
- a CDS encoding endonuclease/exonuclease/phosphatase family protein → MKYLYAILVIAGLALAALTLDPSLVPYGGSNLALTHPISQMIAMRGIVAAVIATLGLIIVLIALARALMLRRGLFLGILGVGFLAVAAGHVAVLADRGLDAGHMPPDYGVTHVSQGTGEVTVLSYNTLGGATTMEDLLPIIVDRGVDIAVLTETSTENGERLAGMLADQGRPFNVFHSDADPYDAEIKSTVVLVSPALGEYRQGPGLGLTWGSVHVRSLGGGPDIIGVHPIAPVRGLEDTWLEEITSVYQQCDAPNTIMAGDFNSTIDHMHATGASCPSALDGFVAGYGTWPASVPGILGSPIDSVYTDWTTTAAAIIDVGGSDHRGVLVRLTR